One Lagenorhynchus albirostris chromosome 8, mLagAlb1.1, whole genome shotgun sequence genomic region harbors:
- the LOC132524071 gene encoding large ribosomal subunit protein eL43-like, protein MAKCTKKVRMVGKYGTHYGASLRKMVKTIEISQHSKYTCSFCGKTKMKRRAVGISHCGSRMKTVAGGAWTYDTTSAATVKSAVRRRKELKDQ, encoded by the coding sequence ATGGCTAAATGCACCAAGAAGGTCAGAATGGTGGGTAAATACGGGACCCATTATGGTGCCTCCCTCCGGAAAATGGTGAAGACAATTGAAATCAGCCAGCACTCCAAGTACACTTGCTCCTTCTGTGGCAAAACCAAGATGAAGAGACGAGCTGTGGGCATTTCGCACTGTGGTTCCCGCATGAAAACGGTAGCTGGTGGTGCCTGGACCTACGACACCACTTCTGCCGCCACAGTAAAGTCAGCCGTCAGAAGACGGAAGGAACTGAAGGACCAGTAG